A portion of the Acidisarcina polymorpha genome contains these proteins:
- a CDS encoding uracil-DNA glycosylase, producing the protein MALDRELQQAVAARVNYFRDLGIFDFYRRGEPLPLTAASSEAQATLDPLPAMALQNATATTPAMAASELLENSPDMARAVPPIPVLPSLAPIAPARRGEALQAIREEIGDCTRCPLSATRNKIVFGDGDPNARLMFVGEGPGADEDAQGLPFVGRGGQLLNNMINAMGLKREEVYIANIVKCRPPQNRVPEPVEANTCTPFLFQQISVIRPQILVALGSTAATYLLGGIKRPLSVLRGRIHEALGTRLIVTYHPAYLLRDPTQKKEAWKDLQMAMAELGLKAKRAGS; encoded by the coding sequence GTGGCGCTCGATCGAGAACTCCAGCAGGCGGTCGCAGCCCGCGTCAACTACTTCCGCGACCTTGGCATCTTCGACTTCTACCGTCGCGGCGAACCGCTGCCCCTCACCGCAGCCAGTAGCGAAGCCCAAGCGACCCTAGACCCTCTTCCCGCCATGGCTCTACAGAATGCAACTGCTACCACCCCCGCCATGGCCGCTTCCGAACTGCTTGAGAACTCTCCAGACATGGCAAGAGCCGTTCCGCCGATTCCCGTTCTTCCCTCACTAGCGCCGATCGCACCTGCACGCCGCGGCGAAGCCCTGCAAGCCATCCGGGAAGAGATCGGCGATTGCACCCGCTGCCCTCTCTCCGCGACCCGCAACAAGATCGTCTTCGGCGACGGCGACCCGAACGCGCGGCTGATGTTTGTCGGAGAAGGCCCAGGAGCCGACGAAGACGCGCAGGGCCTTCCCTTCGTCGGCCGTGGCGGCCAACTCTTGAACAACATGATCAACGCCATGGGCCTGAAGCGGGAAGAAGTCTACATCGCCAACATCGTGAAGTGCCGGCCGCCGCAGAACCGGGTTCCTGAACCGGTCGAAGCGAATACCTGCACGCCATTTCTGTTTCAGCAAATTAGTGTGATTAGGCCCCAGATCCTGGTTGCTCTTGGATCGACCGCTGCGACCTATCTGCTGGGAGGAATCAAGCGTCCGCTCAGCGTACTGCGCGGGCGCATTCACGAGGCGCTTGGAACCAGGCTCATCGTTACCTACCATCCCGCATACCTGTTGCGGGATCCCACCCAAAAGAAAGAGGCGTGGAAAGATCTACAGATGGCCATGGCGGAGCTGGGCCTGAAAGCAAAACGCGCCGGATCGTGA
- the coaBC gene encoding bifunctional phosphopantothenoylcysteine decarboxylase/phosphopantothenate--cysteine ligase CoaBC: protein MKVTVGVSGGIAAYKAAELVRALQRQALDVHVVMTEAATQFVQPLTFASLTGHEVITGIWASGRSASETAEGTSLSSIQHIDTAQGTDLLVVAPATANTLAKFAHGIADDFLTTLYLATKAPVIVAPAMNVNMWEHPATQANLQLLVARGVTVVSPGSGYLACGMVGSGRLAENEEIVRAALELLNHTNDLAGEVVLVTAGGTREALDPVRYIGNRSSGKMGYALAYAAQRRGARVILITAPTALHPPPNCEVVSVVTTGQMRDAVVSRLPEATMVIKAAAVADYRAISMADQKLKRSGPLTLQLEPTADILAEVASLRKPGTLVIGFAAETEDHLTHGRDKLLRKGADAIVLNDVSREGIGFDSDRNAATFLTKQTAIELPEMSKRDLADRILDEAIALRRPQSVIDETSPSQTTSRR, encoded by the coding sequence ATGAAAGTTACCGTAGGCGTCTCCGGTGGCATCGCGGCTTATAAAGCGGCGGAACTCGTCCGCGCCCTGCAGCGGCAGGCCCTCGATGTGCACGTGGTCATGACCGAGGCAGCCACGCAGTTTGTTCAACCGCTTACCTTCGCGTCCCTTACCGGGCACGAGGTCATCACCGGCATATGGGCATCGGGTCGTTCTGCAAGTGAGACCGCGGAAGGCACTTCGCTTTCCTCGATCCAGCATATCGACACCGCCCAGGGTACCGATCTACTGGTCGTTGCCCCGGCTACGGCGAACACGCTCGCCAAGTTCGCCCACGGAATCGCCGACGATTTCCTGACTACGCTGTATCTGGCAACCAAGGCGCCGGTGATCGTCGCTCCGGCGATGAACGTCAACATGTGGGAGCACCCGGCAACTCAGGCGAATCTTCAACTCCTGGTCGCCCGCGGAGTCACCGTCGTTTCTCCAGGCAGCGGCTACCTGGCCTGTGGCATGGTCGGGAGCGGCCGCCTAGCGGAGAATGAAGAGATTGTTCGCGCGGCTCTGGAGCTTCTGAATCACACCAACGATCTCGCTGGCGAGGTCGTTCTGGTCACCGCCGGAGGCACCCGTGAGGCGCTCGATCCCGTCAGGTATATCGGCAACCGTTCGAGCGGAAAAATGGGCTATGCGCTCGCCTACGCCGCCCAGCGTCGCGGGGCCCGCGTCATTCTGATCACTGCTCCGACGGCGCTGCATCCGCCACCGAATTGCGAGGTGGTGAGCGTGGTCACCACCGGACAGATGCGCGACGCCGTCGTCAGCCGTCTGCCCGAAGCGACGATGGTGATCAAAGCCGCCGCGGTGGCCGACTACCGGGCCATCTCGATGGCCGATCAAAAACTCAAGCGTTCCGGACCGCTCACCCTGCAACTCGAGCCCACCGCCGACATCCTCGCCGAAGTCGCGAGTCTCAGGAAGCCGGGTACGCTGGTCATCGGCTTCGCCGCCGAGACAGAGGACCATCTCACTCACGGCCGCGACAAGCTTTTGCGCAAAGGCGCGGATGCAATCGTTTTGAACGATGTCTCTCGCGAAGGGATCGGCTTTGACTCCGATAGGAACGCGGCGACCTTCCTCACCAAGCAGACCGCCATCGAATTGCCGGAGATGTCCAAGCGCGACCTCGCCGATCGCATCCTTGATGAGGCCATTGCTCTGCGCCGCCCACAATCGGTCATCGATGAGACTTCGCCCAGCCAGACCACGTCGAGGCGCTAG
- the rpoZ gene encoding DNA-directed RNA polymerase subunit omega has translation MNVENGVNSHFGYVMVAARRARQLQNGSQPLIATDSRKACRVAQDEIAAGVVGYVKPNVPLHKPEIEAPIIPKFVS, from the coding sequence ATGAATGTCGAAAACGGAGTGAACAGTCACTTTGGTTATGTCATGGTCGCCGCCCGGCGGGCGCGGCAACTGCAAAATGGTTCCCAGCCGCTCATCGCAACGGACTCCCGCAAGGCCTGCCGCGTCGCCCAGGACGAGATTGCTGCCGGCGTTGTCGGTTACGTCAAGCCGAACGTACCTCTCCACAAGCCTGAAATCGAGGCGCCCATCATTCCGAAATTCGTCAGCTAG
- the gmk gene encoding guanylate kinase: protein MAGILFIISAPSGSGKSTLVSQLRSLVDNLEFSVSYTTRSPRGSEQQGREYHFTDRPSFEEMVAGDEFLEHAEVFGNYYGTAVRSLRDAEARAKDLLLDIDVQGAAQVRKKIPDAISIFVMPPSKEDLAARLRNRSRAEGSITAETEKVIDRRLAQAGSEIVNYRQYGYILVNDILENAVEELAAIVSAERIRRSGREPDLEERRLIELAEGCRQTNAMARLQPVLSSFGLYDQTTVPT, encoded by the coding sequence TTGGCGGGAATTCTTTTCATCATTTCAGCGCCGTCCGGCTCGGGCAAATCGACGCTCGTGAGTCAGCTGCGCTCACTGGTCGACAATCTGGAATTTTCGGTCTCATATACGACCCGCAGTCCGCGAGGCTCGGAGCAGCAGGGACGGGAATATCACTTCACTGACCGCCCCAGCTTTGAAGAGATGGTTGCCGGAGACGAGTTCCTCGAACATGCTGAAGTTTTCGGCAACTACTACGGCACCGCTGTCCGATCGCTCCGCGACGCCGAGGCACGAGCGAAAGACTTGTTGCTTGACATCGACGTGCAGGGCGCCGCCCAGGTGCGCAAGAAGATTCCCGATGCGATCAGCATTTTCGTCATGCCTCCCAGCAAGGAGGACCTCGCCGCACGGCTCCGTAATCGCAGCCGTGCAGAGGGCAGCATCACTGCCGAGACGGAGAAAGTCATCGACCGTCGCCTGGCCCAGGCAGGCAGCGAGATTGTGAATTATCGCCAATATGGATATATTCTGGTCAACGACATCCTCGAGAACGCGGTGGAGGAACTTGCGGCTATTGTCTCGGCGGAACGTATTCGCCGAAGTGGACGCGAACCGGATCTCGAGGAGCGGCGTTTGATCGAGTTGGCTGAAGGTTGTCGCCAAACCAACGCAATGGCCCGGCTGCAACCAGTGCTCAGTTCCTTCGGGCTCTACGATCAAACGACAGTGCCAACCTAA
- a CDS encoding YicC/YloC family endoribonuclease yields MTAKSLTSSSKPAAHRAPTPSPSPIHSPIYSMTGFARLSGRVSDNLGFTLSLKSVNHRFLDPHLRMPPGTESLEMRVRRYLKDNLIRGHLEFTLTLDRGTERGARYNSSIVSAYLDAFRDAAAEHHLDQQPDLNAILRLPGVFATESFSMKEDWEALEAAVVGQLDPLIAALNAMRAQEGSSLAAELSRCLHQLSGLVDQVASLRDSMQNAYFERLSQRVAALLSGAGTASGVPMERERILQEVALLVERSDVAEEIARLRAHIEHFHLLLAAGGEIGKKADFLLQEMNREANTLLSKTSGIAGNAADITTLGLGMKAEIEKAREQVQNLE; encoded by the coding sequence GTGACTGCAAAATCATTGACTTCCTCTTCAAAACCAGCGGCACATCGAGCCCCCACTCCTTCGCCTTCGCCAATTCACTCGCCGATCTATTCGATGACCGGCTTCGCTCGTCTCTCCGGGCGGGTCTCGGATAATCTCGGTTTTACCCTCAGTCTCAAGAGCGTGAACCACCGGTTCCTCGATCCCCACCTCCGCATGCCCCCAGGAACTGAGTCGCTCGAGATGCGCGTCCGCCGCTATCTCAAAGACAACCTCATCCGCGGCCACCTCGAATTCACCCTGACGCTGGACCGCGGTACAGAGCGGGGAGCACGTTACAACAGCTCCATCGTCTCCGCCTACCTCGATGCATTTCGCGATGCAGCAGCCGAGCATCACCTCGACCAGCAACCTGATCTGAACGCGATCCTGAGATTGCCCGGAGTCTTCGCTACCGAAAGCTTTTCGATGAAAGAAGATTGGGAAGCCCTCGAAGCCGCGGTGGTCGGGCAACTGGATCCGCTCATCGCAGCGTTGAATGCCATGCGTGCGCAGGAGGGCTCTTCGCTGGCCGCCGAGCTGAGTCGGTGTCTCCATCAGCTAAGCGGACTGGTCGATCAAGTCGCTTCCCTGCGAGACTCGATGCAGAACGCTTATTTCGAACGGTTAAGCCAGCGTGTGGCGGCTCTGCTCAGTGGCGCCGGCACGGCCAGCGGAGTTCCCATGGAAAGAGAGCGCATCCTGCAGGAGGTCGCTCTGCTCGTCGAGCGCAGCGATGTGGCAGAAGAGATCGCCCGGCTTCGCGCGCACATCGAGCACTTTCACTTGCTCCTCGCTGCGGGAGGAGAGATCGGGAAGAAGGCCGACTTCCTGTTACAGGAAATGAACCGGGAGGCAAATACCCTGCTCTCCAAAACCAGCGGCATTGCCGGAAATGCGGCTGACATTACCACTCTTGGATTGGGAATGAAGGCTGAGATTGAAAAGGCCCGCGAACAAGTCCAGAATCTCGAATAG
- a CDS encoding ABC transporter ATP-binding protein, which produces MSRFLRLLRYVRPYSLQALLSVVLMAAVGLLEAFRLLLIKPIFDRVLDPAAPHGGISLFNIPGTHYNLDLRHFVPSYFHNDWNVVAFALIVSTIIKGLCDYGGTYLVNYAGFGMITDLRDELYEAILRRSVSFFQKHATGTILSTLINDIERVQYAMSSVLSEFLQQAFTLLFTIVVVIGYGGKLAWVLLIFLPVVIGSARKIGRQVRTTTRRGQDKLAEIQNILHETVTGNRIVKAFNMELWETLRFKTAARRLFRANLRSVRAQAISSPLMDSIGAIAIALLLWVGRIQINHGAMTEGTFFAFIVAVFKLYDPVRKFALFYNNFQTALGASSEIFSFMDAQDDVRERPRPLALKGFRESIRFEDVGFAYSDEEGEREVLHHIDLEIRCGEVVALVGPSGAGKSTMVNLVPRFFDVSSGRILIDGNDVRDVSLRSLREQIGKVTQETILFNDTVRNNIAYGQPDISFERVISAAQAALAHDFILNLPDGYDTVIGEKGFRLSGGERQRLAIARALLKNAPILILDEATSALDSESEALVQAALANLMAKRTSIVIAHRLSTVRRADRIAVIESGRITAIGPHEELLRISPTYQRLNQLQFSTVADAVPAEPEFAVALDTGSTRA; this is translated from the coding sequence ATGAGCAGATTCCTTCGTCTTCTCCGCTACGTCCGGCCTTATTCCCTGCAAGCGCTGCTGTCCGTCGTTTTGATGGCCGCCGTCGGGCTGCTAGAGGCCTTCCGCCTGCTTCTCATCAAGCCGATCTTCGACCGGGTCCTTGATCCGGCCGCGCCTCATGGCGGCATCTCGCTTTTCAATATTCCCGGCACCCACTACAACCTTGACCTGCGCCACTTCGTGCCGTCTTACTTCCATAATGATTGGAACGTCGTCGCCTTCGCGTTGATCGTCTCGACCATCATCAAGGGGCTCTGTGACTACGGCGGGACCTACCTGGTGAATTACGCCGGCTTCGGCATGATCACCGATCTGCGCGACGAGCTCTATGAGGCAATCCTCCGCCGATCGGTCTCCTTCTTTCAGAAGCATGCCACCGGAACCATTCTCTCGACGCTCATCAACGACATTGAGCGAGTGCAGTATGCCATGTCTTCGGTGCTCTCGGAATTTCTCCAGCAAGCCTTTACGCTGCTTTTCACGATCGTTGTCGTGATCGGGTACGGAGGAAAGCTGGCCTGGGTTTTGCTCATTTTTCTGCCCGTGGTGATCGGCTCTGCGCGCAAAATCGGCCGCCAGGTGCGGACCACGACCCGCCGCGGTCAGGATAAGCTTGCTGAGATTCAGAACATCCTCCACGAGACTGTCACCGGCAACCGGATCGTCAAAGCCTTCAACATGGAGTTGTGGGAGACTCTGCGCTTCAAGACGGCTGCCCGCCGGCTCTTTCGCGCCAATCTCCGGTCGGTCCGCGCCCAGGCCATCAGCTCGCCCCTTATGGATTCGATCGGAGCCATCGCCATAGCGCTGCTGCTCTGGGTGGGTCGCATCCAGATCAATCATGGCGCGATGACCGAAGGCACTTTTTTCGCCTTCATCGTCGCCGTCTTCAAGCTTTATGACCCCGTGAGGAAGTTTGCCCTCTTCTACAACAATTTTCAGACCGCGCTAGGAGCATCTTCCGAGATCTTCAGCTTTATGGATGCCCAGGATGATGTCCGCGAGAGACCGCGGCCGCTGGCGTTGAAAGGCTTCCGCGAAAGCATTCGCTTTGAAGACGTGGGTTTTGCCTACAGCGATGAGGAAGGCGAGCGGGAAGTTCTGCACCATATCGATCTCGAAATCCGCTGTGGGGAGGTGGTCGCTCTGGTCGGCCCCAGCGGCGCCGGCAAATCCACCATGGTCAATCTCGTGCCGCGTTTCTTCGACGTCAGCTCAGGACGTATCCTGATCGACGGAAACGACGTGCGCGATGTCAGCCTTCGGAGTTTGCGCGAACAAATCGGCAAGGTCACTCAGGAGACCATCCTGTTCAACGACACGGTGCGCAACAATATCGCCTACGGCCAGCCAGACATTTCGTTCGAACGGGTTATCAGTGCAGCCCAGGCCGCGCTGGCGCACGACTTCATCTTGAACCTTCCCGACGGCTATGACACCGTCATCGGCGAGAAAGGGTTTCGCCTATCAGGAGGGGAACGCCAGCGCCTGGCGATCGCCCGCGCGTTGCTCAAGAATGCGCCTATCCTCATCCTCGACGAAGCGACCTCGGCCCTCGACTCCGAGAGCGAAGCCTTGGTTCAGGCTGCTCTCGCCAACCTTATGGCGAAACGCACCTCGATCGTCATCGCTCATCGGCTTTCGACGGTGCGCCGCGCAGACCGCATTGCGGTCATCGAGAGTGGCCGCATCACCGCCATCGGCCCACACGAGGAGCTCCTGCGCATCTCTCCGACCTATCAACGGCTCAACCAGCTTCAGTTTTCGACAGTGGCCGATGCAGTTCCCGCGGAGCCCGAGTTCGCGGTCGCTCTGGATACCGGGAGCACTCGGGCGTGA
- the rapZ gene encoding RNase adapter RapZ has product MPRKSQPPGAKSSAAQPAATRPKSKPPVSPAKGAAEVAATPKPSPSKASELIILTGLSGSGKASALKAFEDLGFYSVDNLPLELLPRFADLVRQSAEIDRAALVVDVREGQTLERFPAILQQIKKSLATTVIFLEASDAALLRRYSETRRPHPLGKSGMVRPALESERTLLDPVRNVADITLDTSNFNVHELRAYLQAKFETESTGRNLLISSISFGYKNGVPLEADLVFDVRFLPNPHFIPEFRKLTGRHSKVAAYVRNFPQTQEFLDKVTEMLLFLLPYYIQEGKSYLTVAFGCTGGQHRSVAIAEEVKKRLDKHGYRVKTAHRDMPRSSRT; this is encoded by the coding sequence ATGCCGCGCAAAAGTCAACCTCCTGGGGCGAAGTCTTCCGCCGCCCAACCAGCCGCGACCAGGCCCAAGTCCAAGCCACCCGTTTCTCCCGCAAAAGGGGCGGCCGAAGTGGCTGCAACGCCAAAGCCATCGCCCTCGAAGGCCAGCGAGCTGATCATCCTGACCGGGCTCTCAGGCTCCGGTAAGGCCTCCGCTCTCAAGGCATTTGAGGATCTCGGCTTCTATTCCGTCGACAACCTGCCGCTCGAGCTTCTGCCCAGGTTCGCCGACCTGGTGCGGCAATCCGCCGAGATCGATCGCGCCGCGCTGGTCGTCGATGTCCGGGAAGGCCAGACCCTGGAGCGCTTTCCAGCCATCTTGCAGCAGATCAAAAAGTCGCTCGCAACCACCGTCATCTTTCTCGAAGCCAGCGATGCTGCCCTGCTCCGGCGATACTCCGAAACCCGCCGTCCTCACCCGCTCGGCAAATCAGGGATGGTGCGCCCCGCCCTCGAATCCGAGCGTACGCTCCTCGATCCGGTCCGGAACGTCGCCGATATCACCCTCGATACTTCCAATTTCAACGTTCACGAGCTGCGCGCCTACCTTCAGGCCAAGTTTGAAACTGAAAGCACCGGCAGAAACCTGCTGATTTCTTCGATCAGCTTCGGCTACAAGAACGGCGTGCCGCTCGAAGCCGATCTGGTCTTCGACGTGCGCTTTCTTCCAAACCCTCACTTCATTCCTGAATTTCGGAAACTTACCGGGAGACACTCGAAGGTGGCGGCCTACGTCCGCAACTTCCCCCAGACCCAGGAATTCCTGGACAAAGTGACCGAGATGCTGTTGTTTTTGCTTCCGTATTACATCCAGGAGGGCAAAAGCTACCTCACCGTCGCCTTCGGCTGCACGGGCGGCCAGCACCGCTCGGTGGCTATCGCTGAAGAGGTGAAAAAACGCCTCGACAAACACGGCTACCGCGTCAAGACGGCGCATCGCGATATGCCTCGTTCCAGCCGGACCTAG
- the hpf gene encoding ribosome hibernation-promoting factor, HPF/YfiA family, with product MQIEYTGRQITVTKAHHAIGDEGIERIGKILGRITTAHIVLTAEKYRQTAEVTINTRLQSIVGLCESTSMETALREAIAKAETQAIRHKDRVRAKKRKPKEEKNSEDSELARTRRTGRAMAIDASAAYPDEIRNGAANGNGRTKPAVPVTVHSFPAKAPIAEPHVVRSIDSVALRPMSLEEAVKEAEFRDREVFVFRDNQGQLKVLHRKRDGKMELIEVP from the coding sequence ATGCAGATCGAATACACCGGCAGACAAATCACAGTGACCAAAGCGCATCACGCCATCGGCGATGAAGGGATCGAGCGGATCGGCAAAATCCTCGGCAGGATCACCACCGCCCATATCGTGCTCACTGCAGAAAAATACCGTCAAACCGCGGAAGTCACCATCAACACCCGGCTGCAGAGCATTGTTGGCTTATGTGAGTCGACCAGTATGGAAACCGCGTTGCGTGAGGCCATCGCCAAGGCTGAGACGCAGGCGATTCGCCACAAAGACAGGGTTCGCGCCAAGAAGCGCAAGCCTAAGGAAGAAAAGAACTCCGAAGATTCAGAGTTGGCCCGCACCCGGCGCACCGGTCGCGCGATGGCCATCGACGCCAGCGCAGCTTACCCGGATGAAATAAGAAATGGCGCAGCCAACGGCAACGGCCGGACCAAGCCGGCGGTGCCAGTCACAGTCCACTCTTTTCCGGCAAAGGCCCCCATCGCCGAGCCCCACGTTGTCCGGTCAATCGACTCCGTGGCGCTTCGGCCAATGTCTCTGGAAGAAGCAGTAAAGGAGGCAGAGTTCCGCGATCGGGAAGTTTTCGTATTCCGTGACAATCAGGGTCAGCTCAAGGTTCTGCATCGGAAGCGCGATGGCAAGATGGAGTTGATCGAAGTTCCGTAG
- the rpoN gene encoding RNA polymerase factor sigma-54, whose amino-acid sequence MALLQPRLSLKVAQRQILTPGLMQMVSVLALNKLELKEMINTEIVENPVLEELEENVPLLDDVAGQEAERERPAEEIVADAQRDKTDPFEEVDFGSYFQEYLDPGFRSPNNYELMEKPSFENFLSQPSTLADHLFWQLGSLILTPEVHDAAEYIVGNIDECGYLTATDEELLEGYLRERVALNTGSLDNLATMSPSGLEGVVSNGVADPATLGVDPAIVSRASALLACALKTVQQMDPLGIAARNLRECLLIQIRAHGQDLRLARERHIHGQRAARMNDVDPEDVETPPLGEAIPGDPTTSEDSEAGLQAAIEAEVTPLDEAPLHDARIEISDTATHIIDKHLSLLQKRDLRELAKAVGKSVEHTQQAFDLIRTLDPRPGQRYNRSDARLIEPDVAFVKRDNEYVVVMNEDDLPTLRLNQGYRRMLKQDGTEKDVKDYVKERYRSALQLIRNIEQRKNTILRTCESIVRRQHEFLERGVEHLKPMMIKEVAEEIGVHPSTVSRAVSNKYVHTAQGVFELRFFFSEGVNGPEGAGTPLMLLKRKVKKLIEEEDARKPLTDDQLAHLLQTQGINVTRRTVAKYREDLRIPSTHQRRKRD is encoded by the coding sequence ATGGCCCTCCTTCAACCAAGACTGAGCTTGAAAGTAGCTCAACGGCAGATCCTCACACCTGGTCTCATGCAGATGGTGAGTGTGCTTGCCTTGAACAAGCTCGAGTTGAAAGAGATGATCAACACCGAAATTGTTGAGAATCCGGTGCTCGAGGAGCTGGAAGAAAACGTTCCCTTGCTCGATGACGTGGCGGGGCAAGAGGCGGAGCGCGAACGTCCCGCCGAAGAGATAGTTGCCGATGCCCAGCGGGACAAAACCGATCCGTTCGAAGAGGTCGATTTCGGCTCGTATTTTCAGGAGTATCTGGATCCCGGATTTCGTTCTCCCAACAACTACGAGCTTATGGAGAAGCCTTCCTTCGAGAACTTTCTCTCTCAGCCCAGCACCCTGGCCGACCACCTCTTCTGGCAGCTTGGCTCCCTCATCCTCACTCCCGAAGTCCATGACGCTGCCGAATACATCGTCGGCAACATCGACGAATGCGGTTACCTGACTGCTACCGATGAAGAGCTTCTGGAAGGGTACCTCCGCGAGCGGGTCGCACTAAATACCGGAAGCCTGGATAATCTCGCAACCATGAGCCCCTCCGGTCTGGAAGGGGTTGTGAGCAATGGCGTAGCGGATCCGGCCACGCTTGGAGTTGACCCGGCAATCGTGAGCCGCGCAAGCGCGCTCCTCGCCTGCGCGCTCAAAACCGTCCAGCAAATGGACCCTCTCGGGATCGCGGCTCGCAATCTTCGTGAATGTCTGCTGATCCAGATTCGGGCCCATGGACAAGACCTGCGCCTAGCCCGCGAACGCCACATCCATGGGCAGCGGGCCGCTCGCATGAATGACGTCGATCCGGAGGATGTGGAAACGCCCCCGCTTGGGGAGGCGATACCTGGAGACCCGACGACATCCGAGGATTCCGAGGCCGGTTTGCAGGCAGCGATCGAGGCCGAAGTGACTCCCCTTGACGAGGCTCCCCTTCACGACGCCAGGATTGAAATCTCGGACACCGCGACCCACATTATCGACAAGCACCTGTCGCTGCTGCAAAAGCGCGACCTTCGCGAGCTGGCTAAGGCGGTCGGCAAGTCAGTCGAACATACCCAGCAGGCCTTCGACCTGATCCGCACGCTCGACCCGCGCCCCGGGCAGCGCTACAACCGCTCCGACGCCCGATTGATTGAGCCGGATGTGGCGTTCGTCAAACGCGACAACGAATACGTCGTCGTCATGAATGAAGACGACCTTCCCACCCTCCGTCTGAATCAGGGCTACCGGCGCATGTTGAAACAGGACGGAACCGAAAAAGATGTCAAGGATTACGTGAAAGAGCGGTATCGCTCCGCCTTACAGCTGATTCGAAACATCGAGCAGCGCAAGAACACGATCCTCCGTACCTGCGAGTCCATCGTCCGCCGGCAGCACGAATTCCTCGAGCGCGGCGTCGAGCACCTCAAGCCAATGATGATTAAGGAGGTTGCTGAGGAGATCGGTGTGCACCCGTCCACCGTCAGCCGCGCAGTCTCAAACAAGTATGTTCACACCGCCCAGGGGGTTTTTGAGCTGCGCTTCTTCTTCTCCGAGGGCGTCAATGGTCCGGAGGGTGCAGGAACTCCGCTGATGCTGCTCAAGCGCAAGGTGAAGAAGTTGATCGAAGAAGAGGATGCACGCAAGCCTCTTACCGACGATCAGTTAGCTCATTTGCTTCAAACTCAGGGTATCAATGTGACCCGGCGCACCGTCGCCAAGTACCGCGAAGATCTACGTATTCCCAGCACCCATCAAAGACGCAAACGGGACTGA
- the lptB gene encoding LPS export ABC transporter ATP-binding protein: MQKLSTDEIGKSYKGRQVVRGVSLDISQGEVVGLLGPNGAGKTTSFYMIVGLVQPDTGQILADGEPITRVPMYMRARQYGISYLPQEPSVFRKLTVEENMLAVLEAQSISAVTRRARTEKLIDQLNLGHIRKTRGYALSGGERRRVEIARCLCIQPSFILLDEPFSGIDPIAVSDLQEIIFDLKASGIGVLITDHNVRETLSVTDRAYIINEGRIFRAGTPEQLGRDPEVRRVYLGGAFSF, from the coding sequence ATGCAAAAGCTTTCCACCGATGAAATCGGCAAGTCATACAAGGGACGGCAGGTGGTACGCGGCGTCAGCCTCGACATCTCTCAAGGAGAGGTGGTTGGCCTGCTCGGTCCGAACGGCGCAGGAAAAACTACCAGCTTTTACATGATCGTCGGTCTGGTGCAGCCGGATACTGGGCAGATCCTGGCCGATGGAGAACCCATCACCCGTGTGCCGATGTACATGCGCGCGCGGCAGTACGGCATCAGCTACTTGCCCCAGGAGCCTTCCGTCTTTCGCAAGTTGACGGTCGAGGAAAACATGCTGGCGGTGCTCGAGGCGCAATCCATCTCCGCGGTGACGCGGCGCGCGCGCACTGAAAAGCTGATCGACCAGTTAAATCTGGGGCACATTCGCAAGACCCGCGGCTACGCGCTCTCTGGCGGCGAACGGCGGCGCGTCGAGATCGCGCGATGCCTTTGCATTCAGCCTTCCTTTATCCTGCTCGATGAGCCCTTTTCGGGAATCGATCCGATTGCCGTTTCCGACTTGCAGGAGATTATCTTCGACCTCAAGGCCAGCGGTATAGGAGTATTGATAACTGATCACAATGTGCGCGAAACTCTCTCTGTGACCGATCGCGCCTACATTATCAACGAGGGACGAATTTTTCGGGCCGGCACTCCAGAGCAGCTGGGGCGGGACCCGGAGGTTCGCCGAGTTTATCTCGGGGGCGCATTTTCCTTTTGA